One Orrella dioscoreae genomic window carries:
- a CDS encoding SMP-30/gluconolactonase/LRE family protein: MAAGPFEAPAARARPPVAGAELIVDARHGVGESPVWQAAEQALYWVDIPGRTLNRWRAEDGSHTAWTAGEQIACLARHGDGWVAGMESGIFALRPEAGGQLAQTLLARIPHALAGMRLNDGRCDRQGRFWTGSMLMDMAQGAPVGALYRLDSAQPGQTLSPRLDGLVVPNGIAFSPDGRTMYVSDSHASVRRVWAFDYDTRTGTPSNRRLFIDMNSFPGRPDGAAVDAHGCYWICGNDAGLVHRFTPDGRLDRSLAVPVKKPTMCAFGGPGLRTLFVASIRPQGIDLSDQPLAGGVFALNPGVAGLAEPAFRG; encoded by the coding sequence GTGGCCGCCGGCCCCTTCGAGGCCCCCGCCGCCCGCGCGCGGCCGCCCGTCGCCGGCGCCGAACTCATCGTGGACGCGCGCCACGGCGTGGGCGAAAGCCCGGTGTGGCAGGCCGCCGAACAGGCGCTGTATTGGGTGGACATCCCCGGCAGGACGCTCAACCGCTGGCGCGCCGAAGACGGCAGCCACACGGCCTGGACGGCCGGCGAGCAGATCGCCTGCCTGGCCCGCCACGGCGACGGCTGGGTGGCGGGCATGGAAAGCGGCATCTTCGCGCTGCGGCCCGAGGCCGGCGGCCAGCTGGCGCAGACGCTGCTGGCCCGCATCCCGCACGCCCTGGCAGGCATGCGCCTGAACGACGGGCGCTGCGACCGTCAAGGCCGTTTCTGGACGGGCAGCATGCTCATGGACATGGCGCAAGGCGCGCCCGTGGGCGCCCTGTACCGCCTGGACAGCGCCCAGCCCGGCCAGACGCTGTCCCCGCGCCTCGACGGCCTGGTGGTGCCCAACGGCATCGCCTTCAGCCCCGATGGGCGCACGATGTATGTGTCCGATTCGCATGCCAGCGTGCGCCGCGTCTGGGCCTTCGACTACGACACCCGCACTGGCACGCCGTCGAACCGCCGTCTCTTCATCGACATGAACTCGTTCCCCGGCCGTCCCGACGGCGCCGCGGTGGACGCGCACGGCTGCTACTGGATCTGCGGCAACGACGCGGGCCTGGTGCATCGCTTCACGCCCGACGGCCGGCTGGACCGTTCGCTGGCCGTGCCCGTGAAGAAACCCACGATGTGCGCCTTCGGCGGCCCGGGCCTGCGCACGCTCTTCGTCGCCTCCATCCGCCCGCAAGGCATCGACCTGTCCGACCAGCCGCTGGCCGGCGGCGTCTTCGCCCTCAATCCGGGCGTGGCCGGCCTGGCCGAACCCGCGTTCCGGGGCTAG
- a CDS encoding TRAP transporter large permease: MDAFVLIGSFLLLIVLGMPVAYALGLSALIGAFWIDIPFSAMMIQVAGGVSKFSLLAIPFFVLAGAIMAEGGMSRRLIAFAGVLVGFVRGGLSLVNIVASTFFGAISGSSVADTASVGSVMIPEMVKKGYPREFSTAVTVSGSVQALLTPPSHNSVLYSLAAGGSVSIAALFMAGILPGLLMSAALMALCMVFARRRNYPKGKVIPLREALKICVEATWGLMTLVIILGGILSGVFTATESAAIAVLWAFFVTMFIYRDYRWRDLPKLMHRTIRTVSIVMMLIGFAASFGYMLTLMQIPAQITATFMALSDNPTMILLYINIMLLILGTMMDMAPLILILTPILLPVVTSIGVDPVHFGMIMLVNLGIGLITPPVGAVLFVGAAVGKVSIEATIKALLPFYLALFLVLMAVTYIPAISLWLPGLVL, from the coding sequence ATGGATGCCTTCGTCCTCATCGGCAGTTTCCTGCTGCTCATCGTTCTCGGCATGCCCGTGGCCTATGCGCTGGGCCTGTCCGCGCTCATCGGCGCGTTCTGGATCGACATTCCCTTCAGCGCGATGATGATCCAGGTGGCCGGTGGCGTCAGCAAGTTCTCGCTGCTGGCCATTCCCTTCTTCGTGCTGGCGGGCGCCATCATGGCCGAAGGCGGCATGTCGCGCCGCCTCATCGCCTTCGCGGGCGTGCTGGTCGGTTTCGTGCGTGGCGGCCTCTCGCTGGTGAACATCGTGGCCTCGACCTTCTTCGGCGCCATCTCCGGCTCGTCCGTGGCCGATACGGCCTCCGTGGGCTCGGTGATGATCCCCGAGATGGTGAAGAAAGGCTATCCGCGCGAATTCTCCACCGCCGTCACCGTCAGCGGCTCCGTGCAGGCGCTGCTGACGCCGCCCAGCCACAACTCGGTGCTGTACTCGCTGGCGGCCGGCGGCTCGGTGTCGATTGCCGCGCTCTTCATGGCCGGCATCCTGCCCGGCCTGTTGATGAGCGCGGCGCTCATGGCGCTGTGCATGGTATTCGCCCGGCGACGCAACTATCCCAAGGGCAAGGTGATTCCGCTGCGCGAAGCCTTGAAGATCTGCGTGGAGGCAACCTGGGGGCTGATGACGCTCGTCATCATCCTGGGCGGCATTCTTTCCGGTGTCTTCACCGCCACCGAATCCGCCGCCATCGCTGTGCTGTGGGCCTTCTTCGTGACGATGTTCATCTATCGCGACTACCGCTGGCGCGACCTGCCCAAGCTCATGCACCGCACCATCCGCACGGTCTCCATCGTGATGATGCTGATCGGCTTCGCGGCCAGCTTCGGCTACATGCTCACGCTGATGCAGATCCCGGCCCAGATCACGGCCACCTTCATGGCGCTGTCGGACAACCCGACCATGATCCTGCTGTACATCAACATCATGCTGCTCATCCTGGGCACGATGATGGACATGGCGCCGCTCATCCTGATCCTCACGCCCATCCTGCTGCCGGTCGTCACCAGCATCGGCGTCGACCCGGTGCACTTCGGCATGATCATGCTGGTGAACCTGGGCATCGGGCTCATCACGCCGCCGGTGGGCGCCGTGCTGTTCGTGGGCGCGGCGGTGGGCAAGGTCAGCATCGAAGCCACCATCAAGGCGCTGCTGCCCTTCTACCTGGCGCTCTTCCTGGTGCTGATGGCGGTCACCTACATCCCCGCCATCTCGCTGTGGCTGCCCGGCCTGGTGCTGTGA
- a CDS encoding TRAP transporter substrate-binding protein, whose translation MKPLRTLLAALPLALALPSVALAQTLKASDTHSAGYPTVVAVEQMGKKLEAATGGKLKIQMFSGGVLGTETEVVEQTQLGAVQIARISLGVVGPIVPDVNVFNLPYVFRDEAHMRRVVDGEIGQEILDKVTNANFNLVALGWMDGGTRHLYTKKPVRTAADLKGMKIRMQNNPVLLDTMEAMGGNGVAMNTGEIFSALQTGVIDGAENNSPTLLAHNHYQITKFFTQSGHLIIPELLVMSKRSWEKLTPEHQALVKKVAREAQLEQRELWNKRVAESNDKLKAAGVEFIEIDKTPFQQGTAPVREKHGAPYAELMKRIAAVQ comes from the coding sequence ATGAAACCGCTACGCACCCTGCTCGCCGCCCTGCCGCTGGCGCTGGCCCTGCCCTCCGTGGCCCTGGCCCAGACGCTGAAGGCGTCGGACACCCATTCCGCCGGCTATCCCACCGTGGTGGCGGTGGAGCAGATGGGCAAGAAGCTGGAAGCCGCCACCGGCGGCAAGCTGAAGATCCAGATGTTCTCCGGCGGCGTGCTGGGCACCGAAACCGAGGTGGTGGAACAGACCCAGCTGGGCGCCGTGCAGATCGCGCGCATCTCGCTGGGCGTGGTGGGCCCCATCGTGCCGGACGTGAACGTCTTCAACCTGCCCTACGTCTTCCGTGACGAGGCACACATGCGCCGCGTGGTCGACGGCGAGATCGGCCAGGAGATCCTCGACAAGGTCACGAACGCCAACTTCAACCTGGTCGCGCTGGGCTGGATGGATGGCGGCACGCGCCACCTGTACACCAAGAAGCCGGTGCGCACGGCCGCCGACCTGAAGGGCATGAAGATCCGCATGCAGAACAACCCCGTGCTGCTCGACACCATGGAAGCCATGGGCGGCAATGGCGTGGCCATGAACACGGGCGAAATCTTCAGCGCGCTGCAGACCGGCGTGATCGACGGCGCCGAGAACAACTCGCCGACCCTGCTGGCGCACAACCACTACCAGATCACCAAGTTCTTCACGCAAAGCGGCCACCTGATCATTCCCGAGCTGCTGGTGATGTCCAAGCGCAGCTGGGAAAAGCTCACGCCCGAACACCAGGCCCTGGTGAAGAAGGTGGCGCGCGAAGCGCAGCTGGAGCAGCGCGAGCTGTGGAACAAGCGCGTGGCCGAGAGCAATGACAAGCTCAAGGCCGCCGGCGTCGAGTTCATCGAGATCGACAAGACGCCCTTCCAGCAGGGCACGGCCCCGGTGCGCGAGAAGCACGGCGCGCCGTATGCCGAGCTGATGAAGCGCATTGCCGCGGTGCAGTAA
- a CDS encoding NAD(P)-dependent oxidoreductase has protein sequence MTQALNAAGQRAGVIGLGNMGGGMALSLHRAGFAVTGFDPSPAAREALAASGMALVDSIAALVAASDVIVLSLPTSDIVEKVVLGEDGILAHARHPVILLDTSTADPTSTVRIAQALAGSPISFVDGPVSGGPKAAHSGNMTMLLGGDEAVLARLAPALDVMTGKRVRVGPVGAGHSAKLLNNLLCGVHLVAAGEAMRIARGAGLDPEEILKGINAGSGRSGVTEVNYPTWILNDAFNSGFTMKLMRKDLRLAAGLIERAGAGAPLSAEALRLWRESAGDVADSDDFNCIVNYEEKQ, from the coding sequence ATGACGCAAGCATTGAACGCCGCCGGCCAGCGCGCCGGCGTCATCGGACTGGGCAACATGGGCGGCGGCATGGCGCTGTCGCTGCACCGCGCGGGCTTCGCCGTCACGGGCTTCGATCCGTCGCCCGCGGCGCGCGAGGCGCTGGCCGCAAGCGGCATGGCGCTGGTCGACAGCATCGCCGCGCTGGTCGCGGCCTCGGATGTGATCGTCCTGTCGCTGCCCACCTCCGACATCGTCGAGAAGGTCGTGCTGGGCGAGGACGGCATCCTGGCCCACGCCAGGCATCCCGTGATCCTGCTCGATACCTCCACCGCCGACCCCACCAGCACCGTGCGTATCGCGCAGGCGCTGGCTGGCAGCCCGATCTCGTTCGTCGATGGCCCGGTCAGCGGCGGCCCCAAGGCCGCGCACAGCGGCAACATGACCATGCTGCTGGGCGGCGATGAGGCCGTGCTGGCGCGCCTGGCGCCGGCCCTGGACGTCATGACCGGCAAGCGCGTGCGCGTGGGCCCGGTGGGCGCCGGCCACTCGGCCAAGCTGCTGAACAACCTGCTGTGCGGCGTGCACCTGGTGGCCGCCGGCGAAGCCATGCGCATCGCGCGTGGCGCCGGCCTGGACCCCGAGGAGATCCTGAAGGGGATCAACGCCGGCTCGGGCCGCAGCGGGGTGACCGAAGTGAACTATCCCACCTGGATCCTGAACGACGCCTTCAATTCGGGCTTCACCATGAAGTTGATGCGCAAGGACCTGCGCCTGGCCGCCGGTCTCATCGAGCGCGCGGGCGCGGGCGCCCCGCTTTCGGCGGAAGCGCTGCGCCTGTGGCGCGAGTCGGCCGGCGACGTGGCCGACAGCGACGACTTCAACTGCATCGTCAACTACGAGGAAAAGCAATGA
- a CDS encoding DUF3100 domain-containing protein: protein MATIPLAGQAQSASPLRLYVLAIVIAVVAEALGPLAIPLGIGKVVLLPMIWALLIGLALGIWQQRLPAATRVDLPTQFLASAVLQPALLIFIAKLGLLVGGALPKLAEAGWGLLLQEFGNLFGCVLLGMPVALLLGIKREAVGATFSIGREPGLAIIGEKFGMDSPEGRGVLAEYVTGTLIGAIFISIFAGFVTSLNLFHPLALAMGAGVGSGSMTAAAVGAIAAQQTPEVAKDVAAFAAASNLIATTVGTYMTLFISLPFAVWAYRVLEPVLGRGRDRGDKGAIQLTETEKQAAGMIVPDLKWLERLLAWCVVGFMVLLGNRVGFGVPILEALPGVALMVGAVVIGDLIYRGLGRKIPAVCWVSLVAMGMTFPGFPLASTIAELTGKVSFLALITPMLTFAGLSLAKDLPAFRRLGWRIVVVSLLANAGVFLGAAFIAQFFVHTL, encoded by the coding sequence ATGGCAACCATTCCGCTCGCCGGTCAGGCGCAGAGCGCAAGCCCGCTACGTCTTTATGTCCTGGCGATCGTCATCGCCGTCGTGGCCGAGGCGCTCGGCCCCCTGGCGATCCCGCTGGGCATCGGCAAGGTCGTGCTGCTGCCCATGATCTGGGCGCTGCTCATCGGCCTGGCGCTGGGCATCTGGCAGCAACGCCTGCCCGCGGCCACGCGCGTCGACCTGCCTACGCAGTTCCTGGCATCCGCCGTCCTGCAGCCCGCGCTGCTGATCTTCATCGCCAAGCTGGGCCTGCTGGTGGGCGGCGCGCTGCCCAAGCTGGCGGAAGCCGGCTGGGGCCTGCTGCTGCAGGAGTTCGGCAACCTGTTCGGCTGCGTGCTGCTGGGCATGCCGGTGGCGCTGCTGCTGGGCATCAAGCGTGAGGCCGTGGGGGCGACCTTCTCCATCGGCCGCGAGCCGGGCCTGGCCATCATCGGCGAGAAGTTCGGCATGGATTCGCCCGAGGGCCGCGGCGTGCTGGCCGAGTACGTGACCGGCACGCTCATCGGCGCCATCTTCATCTCGATCTTCGCGGGCTTCGTCACCAGCCTGAACCTCTTCCACCCGCTGGCCCTGGCCATGGGCGCGGGCGTGGGCTCGGGCAGCATGACCGCCGCCGCCGTGGGCGCCATCGCCGCGCAGCAGACGCCTGAAGTCGCCAAGGACGTGGCCGCTTTCGCCGCCGCCAGCAACCTGATCGCGACGACCGTGGGCACCTACATGACGCTGTTCATCTCGCTGCCCTTCGCCGTCTGGGCCTACCGCGTGCTGGAGCCCGTGCTGGGCCGTGGCCGCGACCGCGGCGACAAGGGCGCCATCCAGCTGACCGAGACCGAGAAGCAGGCCGCCGGCATGATCGTGCCCGACCTGAAGTGGCTCGAGCGCCTGCTCGCCTGGTGCGTGGTGGGCTTCATGGTGCTGCTGGGCAACCGCGTGGGCTTCGGCGTGCCGATCCTGGAAGCGCTGCCCGGCGTGGCGCTGATGGTGGGCGCGGTCGTCATCGGCGACCTGATCTATCGCGGCCTGGGCCGCAAGATCCCGGCCGTGTGCTGGGTCTCGCTGGTCGCCATGGGCATGACCTTCCCCGGCTTCCCGCTGGCCTCGACCATCGCCGAGCTGACCGGCAAGGTGAGCTTCCTGGCGCTGATCACCCCCATGCTGACCTTCGCCGGCCTGTCGCTGGCCAAGGACCTGCCGGCGTTCCGCCGCCTGGGCTGGCGCATCGTCGTCGTGTCGCTGCTGGCCAATGCCGGCGTGTTCCTCGGCGCCGCCTTCATCGCGCAATTCTTCGTCCACACGCTGTAA
- a CDS encoding DMT family transporter, producing the protein MSHAAKPAVFPRHVAIAVLLAVGCTFAGNHVAARIAFDEGTGLLLAVLVRSGTGLLALGAVVLWQRQSLRLPPGTWRWQALLGVLITIQSLCLYSAVARVPVAVALLVANVFPVILALLTWALGGKPPSRRTALIMSITLCGLLLVLDIPAKLAGQAVGPEWLVGIACAVTAACAFASGLWVTEHKLAPLAGATRSFYTILVVFTLMIGAGSAGVLPSGMVTPDSLRGWLGIAALAVLYSTAFSILFVSIPRLDMARNAPVMNIEPVATLFMGWALLGQTLEPIQLVGGAIVLSGIILLAYSKQR; encoded by the coding sequence GTGTCACACGCCGCCAAGCCTGCCGTCTTCCCCCGTCATGTCGCCATCGCCGTGCTGCTTGCCGTGGGCTGCACCTTTGCCGGCAACCACGTCGCCGCGCGCATCGCGTTCGATGAAGGCACGGGCCTGCTGCTGGCGGTGCTGGTGCGCTCGGGCACGGGCCTGCTGGCGCTGGGCGCGGTCGTCCTGTGGCAGCGCCAGTCGCTGCGGCTGCCCCCGGGCACCTGGCGGTGGCAGGCACTGCTCGGCGTGCTCATCACCATCCAGAGCCTGTGCCTCTATTCCGCCGTGGCCCGCGTGCCCGTGGCCGTGGCGCTGCTGGTGGCCAACGTATTCCCTGTGATCCTGGCGCTGCTGACCTGGGCATTGGGCGGCAAGCCGCCCAGCCGCCGCACCGCGCTCATCATGAGCATCACGCTGTGCGGCCTGCTGCTGGTGCTGGACATCCCCGCCAAGCTGGCCGGCCAGGCCGTGGGCCCGGAGTGGCTCGTGGGGATCGCCTGCGCGGTGACCGCCGCCTGCGCCTTCGCCTCGGGCCTGTGGGTCACCGAGCACAAGCTGGCGCCCCTGGCGGGCGCCACGCGCAGCTTCTACACCATCCTGGTCGTGTTCACGCTCATGATCGGCGCGGGCAGCGCGGGCGTGCTGCCCAGCGGCATGGTCACGCCCGACAGCCTGCGGGGCTGGCTTGGCATTGCCGCGCTGGCCGTGCTGTATTCCACCGCTTTTTCCATCCTCTTCGTGTCCATTCCGCGCCTGGACATGGCGCGCAATGCGCCGGTCATGAACATCGAGCCGGTCGCCACGCTGTTCATGGGCTGGGCCCTGCTGGGCCAAACGCTGGAACCGATACAGCTGGTGGGCGGGGCCATCGTGCTGAGCGGGATCATCCTGCTGGCGTATTCGAAGCAGCGTTGA
- a CDS encoding TRAP transporter small permease — translation MKNLILRANDALYNACIWISGLSLTAIALIIPWGIFARYVLGTGSRWPEPVAVLLVTVFTFLGAAAAYRANAHMAVAIFTARLGASFSKGCGVLIQLLMGIVALFMLIWGINLCMATWGQFNSALPGLRTGMAYLPIPVGAAVTLAFVIERMLLGEQHERPIMQLDAPAAEGVE, via the coding sequence ATGAAGAACCTGATCCTGCGCGCCAACGACGCGTTGTACAACGCCTGCATCTGGATTTCGGGCCTGTCGCTGACCGCGATCGCCCTCATCATTCCCTGGGGCATCTTCGCGCGCTACGTGCTGGGCACGGGCTCGCGCTGGCCCGAACCCGTGGCGGTGCTGCTCGTCACCGTCTTCACCTTCCTGGGCGCCGCGGCCGCCTACCGTGCCAACGCGCACATGGCCGTGGCGATATTCACCGCCCGGCTGGGTGCCTCGTTCAGCAAGGGCTGCGGCGTGCTCATCCAATTGCTGATGGGCATCGTGGCGCTCTTCATGCTGATCTGGGGCATCAACCTGTGCATGGCCACCTGGGGCCAGTTCAACAGTGCCCTGCCCGGCTTGCGCACAGGCATGGCCTATCTGCCGATTCCCGTCGGCGCGGCCGTCACGCTCGCCTTCGTGATCGAACGGATGCTGCTCGGCGAACAGCATGAACGCCCCATCATGCAGCTGGATGCCCCCGCAGCCGAGGGAGTCGAATAA
- a CDS encoding aldose 1-epimerase → MTRDVPRTPLLVLQDGLTRLALAPSLGGAIASWRRLRDGLPLLRDGGDAIASDASPRTLAQYPLVPWSNRIGQGGYETPQGWQALAPNTSHDPHPIHGSAWQQAWQVVSHGARHAHLRLACATPFAYVAEQRITLDEGCLDCRLVVTHHDHRPNWHGLGLHPYFPRNAATRLHAPATAVWQGQPGALPDALTPVPADWRFPQARALPATPVDHAFDGWDGTCVISQPDHGYALAGRATGCGLYLLYCPAGRDFFCFEPVSHPIDAHHLPGRPGLRWLTSGQQAALRWQLRYRETPAPHMTGV, encoded by the coding sequence GTGACGCGCGACGTCCCGCGCACGCCCCTGCTGGTCCTGCAAGACGGCCTCACCCGGCTGGCGCTCGCGCCGTCGCTGGGCGGGGCCATCGCCAGCTGGCGGCGGCTGCGCGACGGGCTGCCGCTGCTGCGCGATGGCGGCGATGCCATCGCCTCGGACGCCAGCCCGCGCACCCTGGCGCAGTATCCGCTCGTGCCCTGGTCCAACCGCATCGGCCAAGGCGGCTACGAGACCCCGCAAGGGTGGCAGGCGCTGGCGCCCAACACCTCGCACGACCCCCACCCCATCCACGGTTCCGCCTGGCAGCAGGCGTGGCAGGTAGTCTCGCACGGCGCGCGCCACGCGCACTTGCGGCTCGCGTGCGCCACGCCCTTCGCCTACGTTGCCGAGCAGCGCATCACGCTGGACGAAGGATGCCTGGACTGCCGGCTGGTGGTCACGCATCACGACCACCGTCCCAACTGGCACGGGCTGGGCCTGCACCCTTACTTCCCTCGCAACGCCGCGACCCGGCTGCACGCGCCCGCGACAGCCGTCTGGCAGGGCCAGCCCGGCGCGCTGCCTGACGCGCTCACGCCGGTGCCCGCTGACTGGCGCTTCCCGCAGGCCCGTGCGCTGCCCGCCACCCCCGTCGACCACGCCTTCGACGGGTGGGATGGCACGTGCGTGATCTCGCAACCCGACCACGGCTATGCACTGGCCGGACGCGCCACCGGCTGCGGCCTGTACCTGCTGTATTGCCCGGCGGGCCGGGACTTCTTCTGCTTCGAGCCCGTCAGCCACCCCATCGATGCGCATCACCTGCCCGGCCGTCCCGGGCTACGATGGTTGACCTCGGGCCAGCAGGCCGCCCTGCGCTGGCAGTTGCGCTACCGGGAAACGCCCGCGCCTCACATGACAGGCGTATAG
- a CDS encoding LysR family transcriptional regulator gives MPAFPEQRLPYLYEAVHCGSVRAAAEKLAIAPSAVSRQIALLEEELNVALLERHRKGVVPTQAGQLLIDYTRQQVAHRGDMLSKIESLRGLRSGSVAVVTGEGFVQDLVRNPLRAFREHYPGITVSVEINGTTEILRRISEDEAELGLVYNTPADSRIVMRAACQQPMCAIVAPDHPLRREQHLAFAELTRWPIALMNGSYGIRQLLAHVEYTEKTRLNPVLTTNLISVLKAFVATGQGITLLPRFSISHELAAGELFAVPVRHDILERAEVHLITRAGRHLSPAANQFVSHCLQGMSAFRPGAN, from the coding sequence ATGCCTGCCTTTCCCGAGCAACGCCTGCCCTATCTCTATGAGGCCGTGCACTGCGGCAGTGTGCGCGCAGCCGCCGAGAAGCTCGCCATCGCGCCCTCGGCCGTCAGCCGCCAGATCGCGCTGCTGGAAGAGGAGCTGAACGTGGCGTTGCTGGAACGCCACCGCAAGGGCGTGGTGCCCACGCAGGCGGGCCAGTTGCTGATCGACTACACGCGCCAGCAGGTGGCGCATCGTGGCGACATGCTCTCGAAGATCGAATCGCTGCGCGGCCTGCGCAGCGGCTCGGTGGCCGTGGTGACGGGCGAGGGTTTCGTGCAGGACCTCGTGCGCAACCCGCTGCGGGCATTCCGCGAACACTATCCGGGCATCACCGTCTCGGTGGAGATCAACGGCACCACCGAGATCCTGCGCCGCATCAGCGAAGACGAGGCCGAGCTGGGCCTGGTCTACAACACCCCCGCCGATTCACGCATCGTCATGCGCGCGGCCTGCCAGCAGCCCATGTGCGCCATCGTTGCCCCCGACCACCCCCTGCGGCGCGAGCAACACCTGGCATTCGCCGAACTCACGCGCTGGCCCATCGCCCTGATGAACGGCAGCTACGGCATCCGCCAGTTGCTGGCCCACGTGGAGTACACGGAGAAGACGCGGCTGAACCCCGTGCTCACCACCAACCTGATCTCGGTGCTCAAGGCCTTCGTCGCCACCGGCCAGGGCATCACGCTGCTGCCCCGCTTCTCGATCTCGCACGAACTGGCGGCGGGCGAACTGTTCGCCGTGCCCGTGCGCCATGACATCCTGGAACGGGCCGAGGTGCATCTGATCACGCGCGCGGGCCGGCACCTGTCGCCTGCCGCCAACCAGTTCGTCTCGCATTGCCTGCAGGGCATGTCCGCCTTCCGCCCCGGCGCCAATTGA